One Cellulomonas soli DNA window includes the following coding sequences:
- a CDS encoding iron chaperone, translating into MAEQGTVAGYLLDLEPADAEVIGHVYAVAREVVPSAEEGVSYGMPALIYRGKPLLSVMRAKKHVGLYPYSSTVVAAVADAVTEVPGTSTDKGTIRFQPTVPLPDAVVRQIVVARRDQIDGVTP; encoded by the coding sequence ATGGCGGAGCAGGGCACGGTCGCGGGCTACCTTCTCGACCTCGAGCCGGCGGACGCCGAGGTCATCGGGCATGTGTACGCGGTCGCGCGGGAGGTCGTCCCGTCCGCCGAGGAGGGCGTGAGCTACGGCATGCCCGCGCTGATCTACCGCGGCAAGCCGCTGCTGTCGGTGATGCGCGCGAAGAAGCACGTCGGCCTGTACCCGTACAGCTCGACGGTGGTGGCCGCGGTGGCGGACGCCGTGACGGAGGTCCCCGGGACGAGCACCGACAAGGGCACGATCCGCTTCCAGCCGACCGTTCCGCTGCCGGACGCGGTGGTCCGGCAGATCGTGGTGGCCCGGCGCGACCAGATCGACGGCGTCACGCCGTAG
- a CDS encoding response regulator transcription factor produces MADVLIIEDDATIRTALVRALAARSHSTMTAPDAMTGLQSLLAHRPDVVLLDLGLPDLDGAALLAMIRAVSDVPVIVVSARDEGEGIVALLDAGADDYLVKPYAPDQLEARIRAVLRRVETARPSSEVTVGGLVVDGRTRTALLDGEPLVLSPKEFDLLLYLAERSGEVVAKRELLAQVWNQPYGGADKTVDVHLHWLRRKLGESAEHPVYLHRVRGVGVKLQPPA; encoded by the coding sequence GTGGCCGACGTGCTCATCATCGAGGACGACGCGACGATCCGGACCGCTCTCGTGCGTGCCCTCGCCGCGCGCTCCCACTCCACCATGACCGCCCCCGACGCCATGACGGGGCTGCAGAGCCTGCTCGCGCACCGCCCGGACGTGGTGCTGCTGGACCTCGGGCTGCCCGACCTCGACGGCGCCGCGCTGCTCGCCATGATCCGCGCCGTCAGCGACGTCCCCGTCATCGTCGTCAGCGCCCGGGACGAGGGCGAGGGGATCGTCGCGCTGCTCGACGCCGGTGCCGACGACTACCTCGTCAAGCCCTACGCACCCGACCAGCTCGAGGCCCGGATCCGCGCCGTGCTGCGACGCGTCGAGACCGCGCGACCGTCCAGCGAGGTCACCGTCGGCGGGCTGGTCGTCGACGGGCGCACGAGGACCGCCCTGCTCGACGGTGAGCCGCTCGTGCTCAGCCCCAAGGAGTTCGACCTCCTGCTGTACCTCGCCGAACGCAGCGGGGAGGTCGTCGCCAAGCGCGAGCTGCTCGCCCAGGTGTGGAACCAGCCCTACGGCGGGGCCGACAAGACCGTCGACGTGCACCTGCACTGGCTGCGCCGCAAGCTCGGCGAGAGCGCCGAGCACCCCGTCTACCTGCACCGCGTGCGCGGTGTGGGCGTCAAGCTGCAACCGCCGGCATGA
- a CDS encoding NADH-ubiquinone oxidoreductase-F iron-sulfur binding region domain-containing protein, producing the protein MNAASTGSLRAARAALPATPALPRASEPRLLLSGSTTLTPLGPADPAGAGPVLTEDLAAHRDRLGFRPGGSPALLDVVGGAGLTGHGGGHVPAVLKWRRALRGDGPLTVVANGAESEPVSGKDGTLLRQRPHLVLDGLVVLAEALGADRAVLWLHGDDDGARRAALLAVDERRRQGVDRHVIEVVSGPHHYLAGEGSAITRALAGGPALPTARRPVTDPHAPRTLVHNVETLARLALLARGAADPTTVLLTVVSPTGRHVLEVDRTDTFTDVLARAGWPVAAPPQALLLGGYGGQWAAWAQVRDVAVHEPALRAVGLGLGAGVVVPLAADACGLARTAALVEYLASMSARQCGPCLFGLPSLAGVLAGLAAGRAPAGALERLHALRGAVEGRGACHHPDGVTRLVASAVQVFGADLVAHAAGAPCLAGESEVGR; encoded by the coding sequence GTGAACGCCGCGTCGACCGGGTCGCTCCGCGCGGCCCGCGCGGCCCTGCCTGCGACCCCCGCGCTGCCACGGGCCTCCGAGCCCCGGCTGCTGCTCTCCGGGTCGACGACGCTGACCCCGCTCGGCCCGGCCGATCCGGCGGGTGCCGGACCGGTGCTGACCGAGGACCTCGCCGCCCACCGCGACCGCCTGGGTTTCCGACCGGGCGGCAGCCCTGCTCTCCTGGACGTCGTCGGCGGCGCCGGGCTGACCGGGCACGGCGGCGGGCACGTCCCCGCCGTGCTCAAGTGGCGCCGCGCGCTGCGCGGCGACGGCCCCCTGACGGTCGTCGCCAACGGTGCGGAGAGCGAACCGGTCAGCGGCAAGGACGGCACCCTGCTGCGCCAGCGCCCGCACCTCGTGCTCGACGGGCTCGTGGTGCTGGCCGAGGCGCTCGGCGCCGACCGTGCCGTGCTGTGGTTGCACGGCGACGACGACGGCGCCCGCCGGGCGGCCCTCCTGGCCGTCGACGAACGCCGACGCCAGGGCGTCGACCGGCACGTGATCGAGGTGGTCAGCGGCCCGCACCACTACCTGGCCGGCGAGGGCAGCGCGATCACGCGGGCGCTCGCGGGCGGACCCGCGCTGCCGACCGCCCGTCGGCCCGTGACCGACCCGCACGCCCCGCGCACGCTCGTGCACAACGTCGAGACGCTCGCGCGGCTCGCGCTGCTGGCCCGAGGTGCGGCCGATCCGACGACCGTGCTGCTCACGGTCGTCTCCCCGACCGGCCGGCACGTGCTCGAGGTCGACCGCACCGACACGTTCACCGACGTCCTCGCCCGTGCCGGGTGGCCGGTCGCCGCGCCGCCGCAGGCCCTGCTGCTCGGCGGGTACGGCGGGCAGTGGGCCGCCTGGGCGCAGGTGCGTGACGTGGCGGTGCACGAGCCCGCGCTGCGGGCGGTCGGCCTCGGCCTGGGCGCGGGCGTGGTCGTTCCCCTGGCCGCCGACGCCTGCGGTCTCGCCCGGACCGCGGCGCTCGTGGAGTACCTGGCGTCGATGAGCGCCCGGCAGTGCGGCCCGTGCCTGTTCGGCCTGCCGTCGCTGGCCGGGGTGCTGGCCGGGCTGGCCGCCGGGCGTGCGCCGGCCGGTGCGCTCGAACGGCTGCACGCCCTGCGGGGTGCCGTCGAGGGGCGCGGTGCGTGCCACCACCCGGACGGGGTGACCCGGCTAGTGGCCTCGGCGGTGCAGGTGTTCGGCGCGGACCTCGTCGCGCACGCCGCCGGCGCGCCGTGCCTGGCGGGCGAGTCGGAGGTCGGGCGATGA
- a CDS encoding putative bifunctional diguanylate cyclase/phosphodiesterase codes for MGVDIPGVHRRRAGYLVCAAVLVALWSVAPDGLPKDVLFVVVGLLGVVGTVVGVRTHRPRAPAAWYLLAAGLLLFVVGDFLYSVYLDLLHVEPYPSPADWAYLAAYPLLIAGLLVLIRARRVGRDLASLVDALIVAVAVGLVAWVFVAGAYAEATGTGQRLLALAYPAADVVIVATLVRLASGPGLRSVSYRLLMGSLASLFAADVVYTVLARTTYADGSWPDMLFFCAYLLLGAAALDPSMRDLSEPVLTERRFSRRRMIGLAAAVLVAPMLEAAELVTGIDVDGWQVKVANLLLVSLTLTRLYLAVLEARAEASRRVQVQDVLAHQVAHDALTGIANRATVLDETAGALDRVGPTGQGVGLLLVSLDHFRAVNDRYGHGTGDAVLRTVARRIRRTARPGDLVGRVGGDELAVLVEVPGSDVELVGLAVRVLEAVQLPVQVGDREVRVTASVGVTVSRVGDTDPDRLLQEAEVAAAQARGDGRGRVVAYDDVLRVRMRERAELENAIRNGLAAGEFVLHYQALVDLSTGAVTGYEALARWERHGHGMVPPSGFIPVAEQSTLICDLGRWCLRTAAVQAATWLRERPAGAPELRVAVNISGRHLSTPEIVPDVEHALAVAGLPARLLVLEITETVLVDRPSARAQMTALRDLGVDISIDDFGTGYTSIGQLQHLPASKLKIDRSLIASTAPGSRELVALVVHAAHAFGMTVVAEGVETTEQLATVRELGCDRVQGFLLARPAPADQLVVVAPR; via the coding sequence GTGGGTGTCGACATACCCGGTGTGCACCGAAGGCGGGCCGGATACCTCGTGTGCGCCGCCGTGCTGGTGGCGCTGTGGTCCGTCGCGCCCGACGGCCTCCCGAAGGACGTGCTCTTCGTCGTCGTCGGCCTGCTCGGCGTCGTCGGCACCGTGGTCGGGGTCCGCACACACCGCCCCCGCGCGCCCGCCGCCTGGTACCTGCTCGCGGCCGGGCTGCTGCTCTTCGTCGTCGGGGACTTCCTCTACTCGGTCTACCTCGACCTGCTGCACGTCGAGCCCTACCCGTCACCCGCCGACTGGGCGTACCTCGCCGCGTACCCGCTGCTGATCGCCGGCCTCCTCGTGCTCATCCGCGCCCGCCGGGTCGGACGGGACCTCGCCTCGCTCGTCGACGCCCTGATCGTCGCCGTCGCCGTCGGCCTGGTCGCCTGGGTGTTCGTCGCGGGCGCGTACGCCGAGGCGACCGGCACCGGCCAACGGCTGCTCGCCCTCGCCTACCCTGCGGCCGACGTCGTGATCGTGGCGACCCTCGTGCGGCTCGCCTCCGGCCCCGGCCTGCGCTCGGTGTCCTACCGCCTGCTCATGGGCTCGCTCGCCTCGCTCTTCGCCGCCGACGTCGTCTACACCGTGCTCGCCAGGACCACGTACGCCGACGGGTCCTGGCCGGACATGCTGTTCTTCTGCGCCTACCTGCTGCTCGGCGCCGCCGCGCTCGACCCGTCGATGCGCGACCTGTCCGAACCCGTGCTCACCGAACGGCGCTTCTCCCGGCGGCGGATGATCGGGCTCGCCGCCGCCGTGCTCGTCGCCCCGATGCTCGAGGCCGCCGAGCTCGTGACCGGGATCGACGTCGACGGATGGCAGGTCAAGGTCGCCAACCTCCTGCTCGTCAGCCTCACCCTCACCCGCCTCTACCTCGCCGTGCTCGAGGCCCGCGCCGAGGCCTCCCGCCGCGTGCAGGTGCAGGACGTCCTCGCCCACCAGGTCGCGCACGACGCCCTCACCGGCATCGCGAACCGGGCGACCGTGCTCGACGAGACCGCCGGAGCGCTCGACCGCGTCGGACCCACCGGCCAGGGCGTCGGCCTCCTGCTCGTCAGCCTCGACCACTTCCGCGCCGTCAACGACCGCTACGGCCACGGCACCGGCGACGCCGTGCTGCGCACCGTCGCCCGCCGCATCCGCCGGACCGCCCGGCCCGGGGACCTCGTCGGACGCGTCGGCGGGGACGAGCTCGCCGTGCTCGTCGAGGTGCCCGGCTCCGATGTGGAGCTCGTCGGCCTCGCCGTCCGGGTGCTCGAGGCCGTGCAGCTGCCCGTGCAGGTCGGCGACCGGGAGGTGCGGGTCACCGCGAGCGTCGGCGTCACCGTCTCCCGCGTCGGCGACACCGACCCCGACCGGCTGCTCCAGGAGGCCGAGGTCGCCGCCGCCCAGGCCCGTGGCGACGGGCGCGGCCGGGTCGTCGCGTACGACGACGTGCTCCGGGTCCGCATGCGCGAACGCGCCGAGCTCGAGAACGCCATCCGCAACGGCCTCGCGGCCGGGGAGTTCGTGCTGCACTACCAGGCGCTCGTCGACCTGAGCACGGGCGCGGTCACCGGCTACGAGGCGCTCGCCCGGTGGGAACGCCACGGTCACGGCATGGTCCCGCCGTCCGGGTTCATCCCCGTCGCCGAGCAGTCCACGCTCATCTGCGACCTCGGCCGCTGGTGCCTGCGTACCGCCGCCGTGCAGGCCGCGACCTGGTTGCGCGAACGCCCCGCCGGCGCCCCCGAGCTGCGTGTCGCCGTCAACATCTCCGGGCGGCACCTGAGCACCCCCGAGATCGTCCCGGACGTCGAGCACGCGCTCGCCGTGGCCGGCCTGCCGGCCCGCCTGCTCGTGCTCGAGATCACCGAGACCGTGCTCGTCGACCGCCCCTCGGCCCGCGCGCAGATGACCGCGCTGCGGGACCTGGGCGTCGACATCAGCATCGACGACTTCGGCACCGGCTACACCTCGATCGGGCAGCTGCAGCACCTGCCCGCCAGCAAGCTCAAGATCGACCGGAGCCTGATCGCCTCGACAGCACCGGGATCCCGCGAGCTCGTCGCCCTCGTGGTGCACGCCGCACACGCGTTCGGGATGACCGTGGTCGCCGAGGGCGTCGAGACCACCGAGCAGCTCGCGACCGTGCGTGAGCTCGGCTGCGACCGCGTGCAGGGGTTCCTGCTCGCCCGGCCCGCCCCTGCGGACCAGCTGGTCGTCGTCGCTCCGCGCTGA
- a CDS encoding FAD:protein FMN transferase, whose protein sequence is MNAVAAPEAAPVSEAAPAPTVDRTFASMASAIRLSVVRPGPTADARLDRAEQVVRAVATHCTRFEATSALSRANLAPDAWHAVPAELAAAIDAAAQAHRATDGLFDPRVLRTLQAWGDDGALEFADHAPRPVVGSSPTGAVLRPAEPDTSWVGTRWEPQVVVEAGLHLVHLGGWAVDLGGIGKGLAVRWAADALAGAGAGHLVDAGGDLALAGAGPDGGAWKVGVEDPLGGEDPVLVLALPRAEDAGTQAPSGPPPAMACATSSTRRRRWTVDGTPVHHLVDPRTARPGGRGLAAVTVVASDPAWAEVWSKALFLSGAQAVREQAEDRGLAAAWVTADGTVGTSSALDPVVVWRCGRA, encoded by the coding sequence ATGAACGCCGTCGCCGCCCCCGAGGCCGCACCCGTCTCCGAGGCCGCACCCGCCCCGACCGTGGACCGCACGTTCGCGTCGATGGCCAGCGCGATCCGGCTCTCGGTCGTGCGACCGGGTCCGACTGCCGACGCGCGGCTCGACCGTGCCGAGCAGGTGGTGCGGGCCGTCGCGACGCACTGCACCCGGTTCGAGGCGACGAGCGCGCTGTCCCGCGCGAACCTCGCCCCCGACGCGTGGCACGCGGTGCCGGCCGAGCTGGCTGCCGCGATCGACGCCGCGGCGCAGGCGCACCGGGCGACCGACGGCCTGTTCGACCCGCGGGTCCTGCGCACGTTGCAGGCGTGGGGCGACGACGGCGCACTGGAGTTCGCGGACCATGCGCCACGCCCGGTCGTCGGCTCCAGCCCGACCGGGGCGGTGCTGCGGCCCGCCGAGCCGGACACGTCCTGGGTGGGAACGCGGTGGGAGCCGCAGGTGGTCGTGGAGGCCGGGCTGCACCTGGTGCACCTGGGCGGGTGGGCGGTCGACCTCGGCGGGATCGGCAAGGGTCTGGCCGTGCGGTGGGCCGCGGATGCGCTCGCGGGTGCGGGTGCCGGGCACCTGGTCGACGCCGGGGGAGACCTCGCGCTCGCGGGGGCCGGGCCCGACGGCGGGGCGTGGAAGGTCGGCGTCGAGGACCCGCTCGGCGGGGAGGACCCCGTGCTCGTGCTGGCGCTGCCGCGCGCGGAGGACGCCGGGACGCAGGCGCCGTCCGGCCCGCCGCCCGCCATGGCGTGCGCGACGTCCTCGACCCGGCGCCGGCGCTGGACCGTCGACGGCACGCCCGTGCACCACCTCGTCGACCCCCGAACGGCCCGTCCGGGCGGCCGTGGGCTCGCGGCTGTCACGGTCGTCGCGAGCGACCCCGCGTGGGCCGAGGTGTGGAGCAAGGCCCTGTTCCTGTCCGGTGCGCAGGCCGTGCGGGAGCAGGCCGAGGACCGTGGGCTCGCCGCCGCGTGGGTCACCGCGGACGGCACGGTCGGCACCTCGTCCGCGCTGGACCCCGTCGTCGTCTGGAGGTGCGGCCGTGCGTGA
- a CDS encoding ferredoxin — MSGARLRVDPVACDGIGMCARLSTAVGLDEWGYPIVGGLLPDQVAAARRAVRACPRRALWIEEEDTPAGRA; from the coding sequence ATGAGCGGCGCACGCCTGCGGGTCGACCCGGTCGCGTGCGACGGCATCGGCATGTGCGCCCGGCTCAGCACCGCCGTCGGCCTCGACGAGTGGGGCTACCCGATCGTCGGTGGGCTGCTCCCCGACCAGGTCGCGGCCGCCCGCCGGGCCGTGCGCGCGTGCCCGCGCCGGGCGCTGTGGATCGAGGAGGAGGACACCCCCGCAGGTCGCGCGTGA
- a CDS encoding HAMP domain-containing sensor histidine kinase — protein MRRLLVRYGLAMASVVLVAFLVPLGLLARSLAEERALAAARQDAQTVAVFAGGATQDDALLQAALLTANDGHLSTTVFLPGGAVVGAQVARTDSVELAALGRAFTARTTDGVEVLLPVGGTGGVAVVRTFVPQAELTDGVARSWAVLAVVGAVLLGGTALVGDRIAVRLSRSVQDLASVADRLGAGDLTARVEPSGPPEVASVGRVLNGLGERVVGLLADERELVADLSHRVRTPITALRLDVETLDDPDERERMTRHVDDLVEAVDTVIRTARDERPAVPPRCDAAEVVRDRARFWGVLAAHAGRDLQVHLPSGPAPVGLTAADLGAALDVLVDNVFRHTPEGTPFAIAVARSGETVTVTVADEGPGLADDELADRGASGSGSTGLGLDVARRTAERAGGTFQVGTGAGTGMGAGTGAGAGAGPGTRLTFVLPARP, from the coding sequence ATGAGGAGGCTCCTCGTCCGGTACGGGCTGGCGATGGCCTCCGTCGTGCTCGTCGCGTTCCTCGTGCCGCTCGGCCTCCTCGCGCGCTCGCTCGCCGAGGAACGCGCGCTCGCCGCCGCCCGGCAGGACGCGCAGACCGTCGCGGTGTTCGCCGGAGGCGCCACGCAGGACGACGCCCTGCTGCAGGCCGCCCTGCTCACCGCGAACGACGGGCACCTGTCCACCACCGTGTTCCTGCCCGGCGGCGCGGTCGTCGGCGCGCAGGTGGCCCGCACGGACTCGGTCGAGCTCGCCGCGCTGGGCCGTGCCTTCACCGCCCGCACGACCGACGGCGTCGAGGTGCTGCTGCCCGTCGGCGGCACGGGCGGGGTCGCGGTCGTGCGCACCTTCGTCCCGCAGGCCGAGCTGACCGACGGCGTCGCACGGTCATGGGCCGTCCTGGCCGTCGTCGGGGCCGTGCTGCTCGGCGGCACCGCACTCGTCGGCGACCGGATCGCCGTGCGGCTCTCCCGGTCCGTGCAGGACCTGGCCTCGGTCGCCGACCGGCTCGGGGCAGGCGACCTGACCGCACGCGTCGAACCCTCCGGGCCGCCCGAGGTCGCCTCCGTCGGCCGGGTCCTCAACGGGCTGGGTGAGCGCGTCGTCGGGCTGCTCGCCGACGAGCGCGAGCTGGTCGCCGACCTCTCGCACCGGGTGCGGACCCCGATCACCGCGCTGCGCCTCGATGTCGAGACGCTCGACGACCCCGACGAGCGCGAGCGGATGACCCGGCACGTCGACGACCTGGTCGAGGCGGTCGACACCGTGATCCGCACGGCCCGCGACGAACGCCCCGCCGTGCCCCCGCGCTGCGACGCCGCCGAGGTGGTGCGCGACCGCGCACGCTTCTGGGGTGTGCTCGCCGCGCACGCCGGCCGCGACCTGCAGGTCCACCTGCCGTCCGGACCGGCGCCCGTGGGCCTCACCGCGGCCGACCTGGGCGCCGCGCTCGACGTGCTGGTCGACAACGTGTTCCGGCACACGCCCGAGGGGACGCCCTTCGCGATCGCCGTCGCACGGTCCGGCGAGACGGTGACGGTGACCGTCGCCGACGAGGGCCCGGGGCTCGCCGACGACGAGCTCGCGGACCGCGGGGCCAGCGGCAGCGGCTCGACGGGTCTCGGCCTGGACGTCGCACGCCGCACGGCCGAACGCGCCGGGGGGACCTTCCAGGTCGGCACCGGGGCGGGCACAGGTATGGGCGCGGGTACGGGCGCGGGCGCAGGCGCCGGTCCCGGGACGCGGCTGACGTTCGTGCTGCCCGCGCGGCCTTAA
- the dcd gene encoding dCTP deaminase produces the protein MLLSDRDIRTELDSGRVALTPYDPAMIQPSSIDVRLDRYFRLFDNHKYPVIDPSKDQPELTRLVEVDGDEPFVLHPGEFVLGSTYEQVTLPDDIAARLEGKSSLGRLGLLTHSTAGFIDPGFTGHVTLELSNVATLPILLWPGMKIGQMCFFRLSSAAEQPYGSGASGSRYQGQRGPTASRSWQSFHRTEV, from the coding sequence GTGCTGCTCTCCGACCGTGACATCAGGACCGAGCTCGACTCGGGGCGCGTGGCCCTGACCCCGTACGACCCGGCGATGATCCAGCCGTCGAGCATCGACGTGCGCCTCGACCGGTACTTCCGCCTGTTCGACAACCACAAGTACCCGGTGATCGACCCGTCGAAGGACCAGCCGGAGCTGACCCGCCTGGTCGAGGTCGACGGTGACGAGCCGTTCGTGCTGCACCCCGGTGAGTTCGTCCTCGGGTCCACGTACGAGCAGGTCACGCTGCCCGACGACATCGCCGCGCGTCTCGAGGGCAAGTCCTCGCTGGGCCGCCTCGGCCTGCTCACGCACTCGACGGCCGGGTTCATCGACCCGGGCTTCACGGGCCACGTGACGTTGGAGCTGTCGAACGTCGCGACGCTGCCGATCCTGCTGTGGCCCGGCATGAAGATCGGCCAGATGTGCTTCTTCCGGCTCTCGTCCGCCGCCGAGCAGCCGTACGGCTCGGGCGCGAGCGGGTCCCGGTACCAGGGCCAGCGTGGGCCCACGGCCTCGCGCTCCTGGCAGAGCTTCCACCGGACCGAGGTCTGA